A window of Hevea brasiliensis isolate MT/VB/25A 57/8 chromosome 14, ASM3005281v1, whole genome shotgun sequence contains these coding sequences:
- the LOC131172766 gene encoding uncharacterized protein LOC131172766, which produces MPFSPLSFLPLAAKIAYWLSESVPTGLKSESIRKLAGRDVASGKDGLPCGSTSFSCFSRDATSNTKGEVDGNSSIKWETDQESVGDLEYNGSFTQLDDHGYFQADGSHIVLYRLITSGMQSDNGSLVYYLPGYNPYASGAVKPCLAIHGIQYILVMSQMAILVLKMENMDQLLLLPTAKSSGFNSMKSNDNTAGKSSKSTNTQAIRPLNKVSALGYDFSAGLSKGYHPVGNLPPFSIQKHGPFPHNCPMNYRQNGRIWNGNDRNKSGDRFYKNSDFETSNELTSGPRGSNKFPSLETAVKEDLGITVQRDQYNKPDFETKYADAKFYVIKSYNEDDIHKSIKYDVWASTPNGNKKLDAAFHEAEQRS; this is translated from the exons ATGCCCTTTTCGCCCCTTTCATTCCTTCCTCTTGCTGCTAAAATTGCGTATTGGCTTT CTGAATCTGTTCCTACAGGATTGAAGTCGGAGTCCATTAGGAAATTGGCTGGGCGTGATGTG GCTTCTGGAAAAGATGGATTACCATGTGGCTCAACATCATTCAGTTGCTTTTCACGGGATGCTACTTCTAATACCAAAGGTGAAGTAGATGGTAATTCTAGTATCAAATGGGAGACTGACCAAGAGTCTGTTGGAGACCTCG AGTATAATGGATCCTTCACACAATTGGATGATCATGGTTATTTTCAAGCAGATGGATCTCATATCGTAT TGTATCGGTTGATCACATCAGGGATGCAATCAGACAATGGATCACTAGTCTATTATTTACCTGGCTATAATCCATATGCTTCTGGGGCAGTG AAGCCATGCCTTGCTATTCATGGGATTCAGTATATTTTAGTGATGTCTCAAATGGCAATACTGGTTCTCAAAATGGAAAATATGGATCAGCTTCTACTTTTGCCAACTGCCAAGTCCAGTGGTTTTAACTCTATGAAGTCTAATGACAATACTGCTGGCAAATCCTCTAAGTCTACAAATACACAAGCAATCAGACCTTTAAACAAG GTGTCTGCATTGGGTTATGATTTCTCAGCAGGTCTCTCGAAAGGATACCATCCTGTAGGAAATTTGCCTCCTTTTTCTATCCAAAAACATGGTCCATTCCCGCATAATTGTCCTATGAACTATAGACAGAACGGAAGGATATGGAATGGAAATGATAGAAATAAATCTGGAGACAGATTCTATAAAAACAGTgattttgaaacctcaaatgaacTAACTTCTGGTCCTAGGGGCTCTAACAAATTTCCTTCTCTGGAGACTGCTGTCAAGGAAGACTTGGGAATCACTGTACAAAGAGATCAGTATAACAAGCCAGATTTTGAAACGAAGTACGCAGATGCTAAGTTCTATGTTATCAAATCTTACAATGAAGATGACATTCATAA